The following proteins are encoded in a genomic region of Candida albicans SC5314 chromosome 4, complete sequence:
- a CDS encoding uncharacterized protein (Putative cytochrome P450 protein; possibly an essential gene, disruptants not obtained by UAU1 method), with product MLKEIAYTLYSYTVAHPVQTQVIVLVALLVYYLVVYPVTSPLWKVPGPYIHRISYIPCYNAQRNGTWIARVHELHKKYGSVVLLSPNEVSVNGDPKFINDIYVKNFPKSKFYENFRNHGFKDNIFASLENDRHRKYKKLINNLYNKTAIFSKENHTRSVLLETADKLVETVGKESPSIEVFTLFGALAMDVVSRFELGRTNGTNLLDGFADRRIIVSHREVSSMGFWTTLMPNFLWDYAATKTILQAADDICNFQLNLYKFAEKNLTSNGKNLTTLETLKKNGLEGEYAYSFLTDNLFAGHETTAVQLTYLCYELSRPANYKMQQKLREELHKAFPDGEIDLETVDNLPYLNALLTENGRVHTSIPGAEPRVVDKPYLVDNMVIPQGTIISCLPYSFHRTEGVFPEPDKFLPERWIINNEQDKWRVKQQEKYMMPFGKGVRMCLGMNLAMIEMKIAIAKLYWHYSSTIDETWCRVLNDAKPIKMGGGDDGTTDQDKMRMYDWYTTRPLYDECWLKWERL from the coding sequence ATGTTGAAAGAGATTGCATATACATTATACTCCTATACTGTTGCACACCCAGTGCAAACTCAAGTTATTGTCTTGGTTGCTCTACTTGTCTATTATTTGGTTGTTTATCCCGTGACCTCCCCCTTATGGAAAGTCCCTGGACCGTATATTCATCGAATCAGTTATATCCCTTGCTACAACGCACAGAGAAACGGCACTTGGATAGCTCGTGTGCACGAGTTGCATAAAAAGTATGGTAGTGTGGTTCTTTTATCTCCAAACGAGGTTAGCGTCAATGGTGATCccaaatttatcaatgatATTTATGTGAAGAATTTCCCCAAGTCAAAGTTCTATGAAAATTTCCGAAACCATGGGTTTAAAGACAATATTTTTGCCAGTTTGGAGAACGATCGTCATCGCAAGTATAAGAAGttgatcaacaatttgTATAACAAAACTGCAATTTTCTCAAAAGAGAATCATACAAGGTCAGTGTTGCTAGAGACTGCAGACAAGTTAGTTGAAACTGTGGGTAAAGAGTCCCCTTCTATTGAAGTATTTACATTGTTTGGTGCATTAGCAATGGATGTGGTTTCAAGATTTGAACTTGGTAGGACTAATGGTACAAACTTGTTAGACGGCTTTGCCGATAGAAGAATAATTGTGTCCCACAGAGAGGTCTCCAGCATGGGGTTCTGGACAACGTTAATGCCTAATTTTCTTTGGGATTACGCTGCCACCAAAACGATTCTACAGGCAGCTGATGATATTTGCAACTTCCAATTAAACCTCTATAAGTTTGCTGAAAAGAATTTGACGTCAAATGGGAAAAATTTGACTACACTTGAAacattaaagaaaaatggaCTTGAAGGTGAATATGCTTATTCCTTTCTTACAGATAATTTATTCGCTGGTCATGAAACGACTGCCGTACAATTAACCTATTTATGCTACGAGTTGTCTCGTCCTGCAAATTACAAGATGCAACAAAAATTACGTGAGGAATTGCATAAGGCGTTCCCAGATGGGGAAATCGATTTAGAAACTGTTGACAACCTTCCATATCTTAATGCTTTGCTTACAGAAAACGGACGTGTTCATACTTCTATCCCGGGAGCTGAACCACGAGTTGTTGATAAACCATATTTGGTAGATAACATGGTTATTCCACAAGGCACAATTATTTCATGTCTCCCATATTCCTTCCATCGTACAGAAGGCGTATTCCCTGAACCAGACAAGTTTTTACCTGAAAGATGgattatcaataatgaGCAAGACAAATGGCGAgtcaaacaacaagaaaagtATATGATGCCGTTTGGGAAAGGAGTCAGAATGTGTCTTGGAATGAATTTGGCAATGATTGAAATGAAGATAGCTATTGCGAAATTGTACTGGCACTATAGCTCTACGATTGATGAAACGTGGTGCAGAGTCTTAAACGATGCAAAGCCGATTAAAATGGGTGGAGGTGACGATGGCACTACTGACCAAGACAAAATGAGAATGTACGACTGGTACACTACGAGACCATTGTACGACGAGTGTTGGTTGAAATGGGAAAGGTTATAG
- the MET16 gene encoding phosphoadenylyl-sulfate reductase (thioredoxin) (Putative 3'-phosphoadenylsulfate reductase; sulfur amino acid metabolism; reports differ on regulation during biofilm formation; fungal-specific; possibly an essential gene, disruptants not obtained by UAU1 method; Hap43p-repressed gene), with amino-acid sequence MGNIVQLTPEHISFLNEHLKTLSAYNIIKWAYFTFPNLYQTTAFGLTGLVTVDIISKLSQELEKDHLIDLIFLDTLYHFPQTHELVQKVEQKYRPKLHVYKPKDVSTEQEFAAKYGDQLWESNDAYYDFLVKVEPSQRAYKELGVSAVLTGRRKSQGGARSELTVLEYEETSGIIKINPLWNWDFKQVKAYIDDNKVPYNELLDLGYKSIGDWHSTVPVADGEDERSGRWKGKAKTECGIHVTTKYTEYMKE; translated from the coding sequence ATGGGAAACATAGTTCAATTAACACCAGAGCATATTTCGTTTCTTAACGAGCACTTGAAAACTCTTTCGGCATacaatattatcaaatggGCATACTTTACTTTCCCCAATTTGTATCAGACAACAGCTTTTGGATTAACAGGGTTGGTGACTGTCGACATCATATCTAAATTATCCCAGGAATTGGAAAAGGATCActtgattgatttgatcTTTCTTGACACATTGTACCATTTCCCACAAACTCATGAATTGGTTCAAAAGGTCGAACAAAAATATCGCCCAAAATTACATGTCTACAAACCAAAGGATGTGAGCACGGAACAAGAATTTGCTGCAAAATATGGTGACCAGTTGTGGGAATCAAATGACGCATATTACGATTTCTTGGTAAAGGTGGAACCGAGCCAACGTGCTTACAAAGAGTTGGGAGTTTCGGCTGTGCTAActggaagaagaaagtcTCAAGGTGGTGCCCGTAGTGAATTGACAGTTTTAGAATACGAGGAAACAAGTGGAATTATCAAGATTAACCCATTATGGAATTGGGATTTCAAACAGGTAAAGGCGtatattgatgataataagGTTCCATACAATGAACTATTAGATTTAGGTTACAAGTCTATTGGTGATTGGCATTCTACTGTACCTGTAGCTGATGGTGAAGATGAAAGAAGTGGACGATGGAAAGGTAAGGCAAAGACTGAATGTGGAATCCATGTAACTACAAAGTACACGGAATATATGAAGGAATAG
- a CDS encoding uncharacterized protein (Ortholog of C. dubliniensis CD36 : Cd36_46490, Pichia stipitis Pignal : PICST_33598, Spathaspora passalidarum NRRL Y-27907 : spas_CGOB_00037 and Candida tropicalis MYA-3404 : CTRG_03758), which translates to MSCPQSIDDFIPEQFKLLDTISSHSNNFVCFCNHCHSKLFDETSSAGVQEDQIQKLLNNHLLIKEVHCIACHGFVGFKIKSFIPDQYGYIYKTQKVGGLNDFKNFLLCLENGISEEQRYAKFIKTNKKYIDKYFICVTNVVANFKSRS; encoded by the coding sequence ATGTCGTGTCCACAATCTATTGACGATTTCATTCCAgaacaattcaaattacTAGATACTATCTCTTCCCACTCTAACAACTTTGTTTGTTTCTGCAACCATTGCCACTCCAAATTATTTGACGAAACATCCTCTGCTGGAGTCCAAGAAgaccaaattcaaaaactaTTGAATAACCATCTTCTCATTAAAGAAGTGCATTGCATTGCCTGTCATGGATTCGTTGggtttaaaattaaaagtttCATCCCAGATCAATATGgttatatttataaaacaCAGAAAGTGGGCGGGTTAAATGATTTTAAGAACTTTCTATTGTGTTTGGAAAATGGAATATCGGAAGAACAAAGATATGCCAAGTTTATTAAAACTAACAAAAAgtatattgataaatattttatctGCGTGACAAATGTGGTGGCAAATTTCAAGAGTCGATCCTGA
- a CDS encoding DNA-directed RNA polymerase III core subunit (Ortholog(s) have RNA polymerase III activity, role in tRNA transcription from RNA polymerase III promoter and DNA-directed RNA polymerase III complex localization): MKEVVVDIAPKCIKGLEFGALSAKDIVAQSEVEIQTRDLYDLEKGRVPKEHGALDTKMGISSNAQECSTCHGNLASCHGHFGHIRLALPVFHVGYFKSIISVLQCICKSCAAVLLDEQSKRQYLNDLRKPHIDNLRRMKIIKKIIEQCKKQRRCLKCNHINGVVKKAASGAGPAALKIVHDTFRWIGKKETLEKTIWDEELDQVFIRNPELEKFAKRIHDDLNPLKTLNLFKQITPQDCELFGLDPAKGGRPEMYIWRYLPAPPVCIRPSVMMDSQSNEDDLTVKLTEIVWTSSMIRAGIVKGISINNLMEQWDYLQLSVAMYINSDSANPALSTGGGGAKSSKPIRAFCQRLKGKQGRFRGNLSGKRVDFSGRTVISPDPNLKIDEVAVPDRVAKVLTYPEKCTRYNKKKLQKLVVNGPDIHPGANYVMKQNEPGKRNLRFGDRVKLAKTLQIGDVVERHIEDGDVVLFNRQPSLHRLSILSHYAKIRPWRTFRLNECVCTPYNADFDGDEMNLHVPQTEEARAEAINLMGVKNNLLTPKSGEPIIAATQDFITGSYLISHKDSFFDRATLVQLLSMMSDADIQFDIPPPTIFKPVMLWTGKQVFSLLIKPNKKSNVVINLDAKNKTFHPPKKGLPNEMSPNDGFVVIRGSKILSGLMDKSTLGDGKKHSVFYTILRDYGPQEAAAAMNRMAKLCARFLGNRGFSIGINDVTPADELKQKKELMVEQAYLKCDQLIDLYNRGKLETQPGCNEEQTLEAKIGGLLSKVREEVGDVCIRELDSLNAPLIMATCGSKGSTLNVSQMVAVVGQQIISGHRVPDGFQDRSLPHFTKNSKTPQSKGFVRNSFFSGLTPPEFLFHAISGREGLVDTAVKTAETGYMSRRLMKSLEDLSSQYDNTVRNSSNGIVQFTYGGDGLDPYDMEGDAKPVNFNRQWDHAYNLTYNVDDASLLPYQIEELVDSVLAPLENKLIRYDNLGNALNDKEKEQKIEYIDQNDGERDFYKSIRDFLTKKSIRLALLREERGLKAYFTAPTEDEIVMDEDAVKVKAIDQLSKISSKAVKTFLEQCLYKYSRARVEPGTAVGAIGAQSIGEPGTQMTLKTFHFAGVASMNVTLGVPRIKEIINASKVISTPIINAVLVNDDDEIAARVAKGRIEKTLLEDVAFYIEDVYKDNLAYLSIKIDLETIDKLQLELNLENIAVAIANAPKLKIAQSDVSVTGKDRINVLVNIKETKTESLRNTVDPKNALFFRMQYLKRALPGVCIKGLPNIFRAVINIKDDGKKELLVEGYGLKDVMNTEGIVGTKTTTNHVLEVNQILGIEAARGSIIKEIDYTMSNHGMSVDPRHIQLLGDVMTYKGEVLGITRFGLSKMRDSVLQLASFEKTTDHLFDAAFFMKNDKIEGVSECIILGQTMSIGTGSFKLVKSSNCEKKALKKKPTLFESCCEVAASA, from the coding sequence ATGAAAGAAGTAGTTGTTGATATAGCTCCTAAATGTATTAAAGGTTTGGAGTTTGGGGCTTTATCTGCAAAAGATATAGTAGCTCAGTCCGAAGTTGAGATTCAAACCAGAGATTTGtatgatttggaaaaagGGAGAGTACCCAAAGAGCACGGGGCCCTTGATACTAAAATGGGAATATCATCAAATGCACAAGAATGTTCTACTTGTCATGGTAACTTGGCCTCTTGTCATGGGCATTTTGGTCACATTAGATTAGCATTACCAGTGTTTCATGTGGGTTATTTCAAGAGTATCATTTCTGTTTTGCAGTGCATTTGTAAAAGCTGTGCTGCAGTTTTATTAGATGAACAAAGTAAACGACAATATTTGAATGATTTGCGGAAACCACATATAGACAATTTAAGaagaatgaaaattatcaagaaaattattgaacaGTGCAAAAAGCAAAGAAGATGTCTCAAATGTAATCACATCAACGGTGTTGTCAAGAAAGCAGCTAGTGGTGCTGGTCCTGCTGCATTGAAGATTGTGCATGACACGTTTAGATGGATTGGTAAAAAGGAAACTCTTGAAAAGACAATTTGGGACGAGGAGTTGGATCAAGTTTTCATTAGAAATCCTGAGTTGGAAAAGTTTGCCAAAAGAATCCATGATGATTTGAATCCATTGAAAACgttgaatttatttaaacaGATTACTCCTCAAGATTGTGAATTATTTGGATTAGATCCTGCCAAAGGTGGTAGACCAGAAATGTATATTTGGAGATATTTACCTGCACCCCCTGTTTGTATTAGACCGTCTGTTATGATGGATTCCCAATCCAATGAAGACGATTTAACTGTCAAGTTGACAGAAATAGTGTGGACATCATCTATGATCAGAGCAGGTATAGTTAAGGGGATTtctattaataatttgatgGAACAGTGGGACTATTTGCAGTTGTCGGTTGCTATGTATATCAACTCAGACTCTGCCAACCCTGCGTTGCTgactggtggtggtggtgcaAAATCATCGAAACCAATTCGAGCTTTCTGTCAAAGATTGAAAGGTAAGCAAGGTCGTTTTAGAGGTAACTTGTCGGGGAAGAGAGTGGATTTTTCTGGGAGAACAGTTATTTCTCCAGATcctaatttgaaaattgatgaGGTTGCTGTTCCTGATAGAGTGGCAAAGGTATTGACATATCCTGAAAAATGCACCAGatacaacaagaaaaagttgcaaaaattGGTTGTTAATGGGCCAGATATTCATCCAGGGGCAAACTATGTTATGAAACAAAACGAACCAGGTAAAAGAAATTTGAGATTCGGTGATAGGGTAAAGTTAGCGAAAACATTACAAATCGGAGATGTTGTTGAGCGTCATATAGAAGATGGAGATGTTGTTTTGTTCAACAGACAGCCTTCGTTGCATAGATTGTCGATTTTGTCGCATTATGCCAAGATCAGACCATGGAGAACTTTCCGTTTGAATGAGTGTGTTTGTACCCCATATAATGCTGATTTTGATGGTGACGAAATGAATTTACATGTACCGCAAACAGAAGAGGCAAGGGCAGAGGCTATCAATTTGATGGGTGTGAAGAACAACTTGTTGACTCCAAAATCCGGTGAACCAATTATTGCCGCCACCCAAGATTTCATTACTGGGTCATATTTGATTTCCCACAAGGACTCATTTTTCGACCGTGCTACATTAGTACAACTCTTGAGTATGATGTCTGATGCAGACATTCAGTTTGATATTCCGCcaccaacaatttttaagCCAGTAATGTTGTGGACTGGGAAGCAAgtcttttctttgttgatcaaaccaaacaaaaaatcaaatgttgTTATCAACTTGGATgctaaaaacaaaacattCCATCCTCCAAAGAAAGGTTTACCAAATGAAATGTCGCCAAATGATGGGTTTGTTGTTATTCGAGGGTCTAAAATATTGAGTGGTTTGATGGACAAGTCCACTTTAGGTGATGGTAAAAAGCATTCAGTGTTCTACACAATCCTTCGAGACTATGGTCCCCAAGAAGCTGCTGCAGCAATGAACAGAATGGCCAAATTGTGTGCGAGGTTTTTAGGGAATCGGGGGTTCTCTATTGGTATCAATGATGTTACCCCTGCCGATGAATTGaagcaaaagaaagagTTGATGGTTGAACAAGCTTATTTGAAATGTGaccaattgattgatttgtaCAATCGCGGGAAATTGGAAACACAGCCAGGTTGTAATGAAGAGCAAACATTGGAGGCAAAGATTGGGGGGTTGTTGTCTAAAGTCAGAGAAGAGGTCGGGGATGTTTGTATCAGAGAGTTGGACTCCTTAAATGCTCCATTGATTATGGCAACCTGTGGTTCTAAAGGTTCTACATTAAATGTGTCGCAAATGGTGGCTGTTGTGGGTCAACAGATTATTTCCGGGCATCGTGTTCCTGATGGGTTCCAAGATAGATCATTGCCTCATTTCACAAAGAACTCAAAGACTCCACAATCAAAGGGTTTTGTGCGAAACTCTTTCTTCAGTGGGTTGACTCCACCGGAATTTTTGTTCCATGCTATTTCTGGTAGAGAAGGTTTAGTTGATACTGCCGTCAAGACTGCTGAAACTGGTTACATGTCAAGAAGATTAATGAAGTCATTAGAAGATTTGTCTTCACAGTATGACAACACAGTACGGAACTCGTCTAATGGTATCGTTCAATTCACTTATGGTGGAGATGGTTTAGACCCATATGATATGGAAGGTGACGCCAAACCAGTCAATTTTAATAGACAATGGGATCATGCTTATAACTTGACGTACAATGTCGACGATGCCAGCTTGTTGCCTTATCAAATAGAAGAGTTGGTGGATTCCGTTTTGGCACCATTGGAGAATAAGTTGATAAGATATGATAATTTGGGTAATGCTTTGAATgacaaagaaaaggaacaaaaaatagaatacATTGACCAAAATGATGGTGAAAGAGACTTTTACAAATCAATTCGTGATTTCCTCACAAAGAAGTCGATCAGGTTGGCTCTACTTAGGGAAGAAAGAGGTTTGAAGGCATACTTTACTGCCCCCACCGAAGACGAAATTGTTATGGATGAAGATGCAGTTAAAGTCAAAGCAATTGATCAGTTGCTGAAGATTTCTCTGAAGGCGGTCAAAACATTTTTGGAACAATGTCTTTACAAATACTCCCGTGCCAGAGTTGAACCAGGAACTGCTGTTGGGGCTATTGGTGCCCAATCTATTGGTGAACCAGGTACGCAAATGACCTTGAAAACTTTCCATTTTGCTGGTGTGGCATCTATGAATGTTACGTTGGGGGTTCCTCGTATCaaagaaattatcaatGCATCCAAAGTTATATCAACTCCAATTATCAATGCAGTTCTAGTTAACGATGATGACGAAATTGCGGCTCGTGTTGCCAAaggaagaattgaaaagacACTTTTAGAAGACGTTGCATTTTATATTGAAGATGTTTACAAGGACAATCTTGCATACTTGTCGATCAAGATTGATTTGGAAACAATCGATAAGCTTCAGTTAGAGCTTAATCTAGAAAACATTGCCGTTGCCATTGCTAATGCTCCTAAATTAAAGATTGCTCAGAGTGATGTTTCGGTGACTGGTAAGGACAGAATCAATGTTTTAGTTAACATCAAAGAGACCAAGACAGAGAGTTTGAGAAACACTGTTGACCCTAAGAACGCATTGTTTTTCAGAATGCAGTACTTGAAGAGGGCCCTACCTGGTGTTTGTATCAAAGGGTTGCCTAATATCTTCCGTGCGGTTATCAACATAAAAGACGATGGTAAAAAGGAGTTGTTAGTAGAAGGTTATGGATTGAAGGATGTTATGAATACCGAAGGTATAGTTGGAACCAAGACTACTACAAATCATGTTTTGGAAGTGAATCAAATATTAGGAATTGAGGCTGCCAGAGGATCTATTATCAaggaaattgattatacAATGAGTAATCACGGTATGAGTGTTGATCCTCGtcatattcaattgttgggCGACGTTATGACATATAAAGGTGAAGTTTTGGGTATTACGAGATTTGGTTTGAGTAAAATGAGAGATTCTGTTTTGCAATTGGCTTCGTTTGAGAAAACTACTGATCATTTATTTGATGCTGCATTCTTTATGAAgaatgataaaattgaaggGGTTTCAGAATGTATCATTTTGGGACAAACAATGCTGATTGGAACAGGTTCGTTTAAATTGGTTAAATCTAGTAATTGCGAAAAGAAGGcgttgaagaagaaaccaACTTTATTTGAATCATGTTGTGAAGTAGCAGCCAGTGCTTGA
- the YDC1 gene encoding alkaline dihydroceramidase (Alkaline dihydroceramidase; involved in sphingolipid metabolism; Mob2-dependent hyphal regulation; transcript is regulated by Nrg1 and Mig1; Hap43-repressed), whose protein sequence is MLPFAWPYPPEQKDGYWGIPTSTIDWCEENYVISTYIAEALNTTTNSVFIALATFAIYHAFHNKLEPRFIFTAFGFLLVGVGSWLFHMTLRYHFQLLDELPMIYATCIPFWSVFSEFKTPRQSILVAVGIFTAANLLTVIYLYFRNPTIHQAAYGILNGFIILRSIQLNVKYVHDKTARAQLHKTSIFGVGIFLLGYFLWNLDIHFCDFARATRREWGIPYGFVLEGHGWWHIFTGIGVYYSLVYEEYLRCFLTGTEKYFQFTWIWGLPVVYCIDKQGLERYRSVQKLAEEDKKHI, encoded by the coding sequence ATGTTACCTTTTGCCTGGCCATATCCCCCTGAACAGAAAGATGGATATTGGGGCATCCCCACTTCTACTATCGATTGGTGTGAAGAGAACTACGTCATATCTACATATATCGCAGAGGCATTGAATACTACCACTAACTCAGTATTTATTGCTTTGGCAACATTTGCGATATATCATGCGTTCCATAATAAATTAGAGCCACGTTTCATATTTACTGCCTTTGGGTTTCTTTTGGTTGGTGTTGGCTCGTGGTTGTTCCATATGACTTTGAGGTACCATTTCCAATTATTAGATGAATTGCCAATGATATATGCCACGTGTATCCCATTTTGGTCCGTGTTTAGTGAATTCAAGACACCGAGACAGTCGATCCTCGTTGCCGTGGGTATTTTTACTGCGGCAAACTTGCTTACTGTAATATATTTGTACTTTAGAAACCCAACAATTCATCAAGCTGCATACGGTATATTGAATGGTTTTATAATTCTTAGATCAATTCAGTTGAATGTAAAGTATGTCCACGATAAAACCGCAAGAGCTCAACTACACAAGACTAGTATTTTTGGAGTCGGGATATTTTTATTAGGATACTTTTTATGGAATCTTGACATTCATTTTTGTGATTTTGCTCGTGCTACCAGACGAGAATGGGGTATTCCATATGGGTTTGTCTTGGAAGGACACGGATGGTGGCACATATTCACTGGGATTGGTGTCTACTATTCTTTGGTGTATGAAGAGTATTTGCGCTGTTTCTTGACTGGTACTGAGAAATATTTTCAGTTTACATGGATATGGGGGTTGCCTGTTGTTTACTGTATAGACAAACAGGGCTTGGAAAGATACAGATCTGTTCAAAAATTGGCAGAAGAAGATAAGAAACACATTTAA
- the CTA6 gene encoding Cta6p (Protein that activates transcription in 1-hybrid assay in S. cerevisiae), with the protein MSRDGTFSYIHLDDPNKVLYIERWKDEPITYDDIETSNLVEAAVNVYPQLFAEEEEDDGILNFPSQQFGSKLYKNRRSIKQKRWMDLNIESFKSDNKNVVDKTLVPPVAGDPDLAEFLSNGYNKEELSVLQLSPGNNTVLHNSDMSLNSTSDYVGNSNNTFINMRSNSTSHQQPSQQQQQQQQQQSQFQTPRPGRVRQVSTDKFQTPVSRIMR; encoded by the coding sequence ATGTCTAGAGACGGAACTTTTTCATATATCCATTTAGATGATCCCAATAAAGTGCTCTATATTGAAAGGTGGAAGGATGAGCCAATAACCTACGATGACATAGAAACCAGTAACTTGGTAGAAGCTGCTGTAAATGTATATCCCCAATTGTTTGCcgaggaagaagaagatgacgGGATCCTAAATTTCCCATCTCAACAATTTGGGTCAAAGCTTTATAAAAATAGACGATCAATAAAGCAAAAACGATGGATGGATTTGAATATTGAAAGCTTTAAACTGGATAACAAGAATGTGGTGGATAAAACTTTGGTTCCACCTGTGGCTGGTGATCCCGATTTGGCCGAATTTCTAAGTAATGGATACAACAAGGAAGAGTTGCTGGTATTACAATTGTCGCCAGGAAACAATACGGTTTTGCATAATAGTGATATGTCCTTGAACTCGACGTCAGACTATGTTGGAAACTCAAACAATACATTTATTAACATGAGATCAAATTCTACTAGCCATCAACAGCCCTcgcaacaacaacagcaacaacaacagcaacagctGCAATTCCAAACACCTAGACCTGGAAGAGTGAGACAAGTTTCAACCGATAAGTTTCAAACTCCTGTGAGTCGAATCATGAGATGA